One Olleya sp. Hel_I_94 genomic window, ACTAAACATGGAGCGTTTAGGAAGCAAAATTGTTGAATTAGTTAAGCTATCTAAATCCTTTAAGGACAAAGTCATTTTAGACAATTTTGATTACAACTTTCAACGTGGAGAACGCGTTGGTATTATTGGTAAAAACGGAACAGGAAAATCAACATTCCTAAATATGTTAACCCAGACAACTGCTCCTGATAGCGGAAAAATATTAATTGGAGAAACAGTTAAATTTGGATATTATACCCAAGCAGGTATTACGCCAAAACCAGACCAAAAAGTAATTGATGTAGTTAGAGACTTTGGAGATTATATTCCGTTAAAAAAAGGAAGACAAATTAGCGCACAACAATTATTAGAACGCTTTTTATTTGACAGAAAAAAACAATATGATTTTGTCGAAAAACTAAGTGGTGGAGAACGTAAACGCTTATACCTTTGTACCATTTTAATACAAAATCCAAACTTTTTAATTCTAGATGAGCCTACTAACGACTTAGATATTGTAACCCTAAACGTGTTAGAAGACTTTTTATTAGATTTTCCGGGATGTTTGATAGTCGTCTCTCACGACCGCTATTTTATGGACAAAATTGTGGATCACCTATTAGTTTTTAAAGGCGAAGGTGAAGTAGAAAACTTTCCAGGAAACTACACAGATTATCGTATATACGAAGACAGTAAAGCACCTGAAAGCGACACTGATGCAGAAGATAAAAAAGAAAAGAAAAACTGGAAAAAAGACAGCAGCAAAGCAGCTCTATCTTACAACGAACAGAAAGAATATAATAATTTAGAAAGTAAAATAAAATCTCTAGAATTTGATAAAAAAGAGATTGAACAAAAATTCTTAAATCCAGATTTATCTCAAGATCAAATCACAGAATTGTCTGCTAAAATCCAAAAAATCATGGATAGCATCGAAGAAAAAGAAATGCGCTGGTTAGAATTGTCCGAAAAAATGGAAGAATAAAATTAGACAGAAAAAGAACGATTATAACTAAAACAAAATAAAGCTAAAAGGGCTACTCCCAAAATCAATTAATAGAATTAAACATTGAAATGCAGTACTAATGAATGAAGCAATGAAACTATAAAGCGTAGCTTTAAGCACGCCATTGCGACAGTGAATGATATTTTAGTAATTTCCTCATTTCAATATGATTTTTTGGATTGGTTTATACTGAGCGTTGTCAATGAGTTTGTATCAAGACAAAGTGAACAGAAAGAATTTGTAACGATCTAAAAAGCCTTTCAGGAATAAACATTTGATCTTAATAAAAGAAAATAATAGCAAACAGCTATCAGATGAGTAAGACTTACCAAATACAATCCTACTTTAATTTTTTAAAACGCTCCACTAATCAACATGGTGTGCACTCCCCTTTTGTTTATGATTTAGTTACCAAGTGTTTTTATGACAAAAAAAAGCACGCTGCTTACCTAGATATTAAATCCTACAGAAAAAAGCTTATAAAAAACACTGCCAGCATTAACGTCACTGACTTAGGCTCTGGCAGTCAAGTGTTTCAAAACAATAAAAGATCCGTTTCTAAAATGGCTAAAGTAGCTGGATCAGATTATAAAGAAGCCAAATTACTATATCGATTAACCAATTATTTTAAAAGTAATACCATTTTAGAGCTTGGTACATCTCTAGGTATTGCGACTCAAGCTTTAGCGTTGGGCAATCCAAAAGCAATAATTACAACCGTTGAAGGCTGTCCTAGTATTTCGGCTGTAGCCCAAACCCAATTTCAAAATTTCGACTTAAAAAACATTACAATAAAAACAGGTGATTTTGCTCAGGTTATTAGTAATTTAAATTCGCAAACCTTAGACTTAATTTATTGTGATGGCAATCATACCAAGCAGGCTACATTGCAGTATTTTGAAATGCTACTACCTAAAACGCACAACGACACAGTACTTATTTTAGATGACATTTACTGGTCAAAACAGATGACTGACGCTTGGGAAATTATAAAAAACCACCCTCAAGTAACCGTAACTATTGACACCTATAAATTTGGTTTTGTCTTTTTTAGAAAAGAACAAGCTAAAGAGCATTTTACCATTAGACTTTAAATTAATTATTAGTCGCGTCGCTTAGTTTTTAACTTTCTACTTTTAAACTTTTCCCTTAACTTTACATTCATGAAAATATATACAAAAACAGGAGACAAAGGTACTACAGCTTTATTTGGAGGCACACGTGTCCCTAAACATCATATTAGGATTGATAGCTATGGTACTGTTGACGAGCTAAACTCTTACATAGGTTTAATTAGAGACCAAGAGATTAATCAACTATATAAAGATATTTTAATTGACATACAGAATAAGTTATTTACTGTAGGTGCAATATTGGCTACAGATCCTGAAAAAGCGATTCTTAAAAACGGAAAAGAACGCTTAAACATTAATAAAATTTCTGATGAAGATATTATCTTGTTAGAACAAGAAATGGATATTATGAACCAGGACTTACCACCAATGACACATTTTGTACTTCCTGGTGGCCATCAAACTGTGTCATTCTGTCACATAACCAGAACCGTATGCAGACGTGCAGAGCGCTTAGCATCAGCACTTAACGATTTAGAGCCTTTTGAAGCCAATGCGTTAACGTATTTAAACCGTCTTTCTGACTATCTTTTTGTATTGGCACGAAAGTTGTCTCATGACTTACAAGCAGACGAAGTAAAGTGGATACCTGAAAAAAAGTAACCCACGTTATAAAGCGCTGTGATTAGTAACACTGCAAAATACTTTAGTATCAAGTAGTTTCAGTTTAGAAGACGTTCTTTTTTTTAATGAAAAAATAATTCACTTTTTTCTTGACTATTTAAACTAAAAATTTATTTTTGCAAAAATTAAAACCGCATAAGAAATGTATTGGACATTAGAATTAGCATCTTATTTAAGTGATGCACCTTGGCCAGCAACTAAAGATGAGCTTATTGACTACGCTATTAGAACAGGCGCTCCTTTAGAAGTTGTAGAAAATTTACAATCAATAGAAGATGAAGGTGATTCATACGATTCTATAGAAGAAATTTGGCCAGATTATCCAACTGACGAAGATTACCTCTGGAATGAGGACGAGTATTAATAACACACAAATAGTATCAAAAAAGTCTCAATTAGAGACTTTTTTTGTGCTTTTTAATATAGCTAAACGCAGCTAAAAACGTATATTTAAGCCCTTTTTAAAAAAGGACAAAACATAAAGTACTGTTATTCTATGCAATGCATAGAATGGCATCTCAAATAAAACACAAAAACTATGAGTTTTTTAAATTCCGTACTAAAAGTATTTGTTGGTGACAAGTCTAAACAAGACGTTAAAGCCATCACACCAATAGTAGACAAAATTAAAACCTTTGAAAAGGCTATGATAGCCTTGTCTCACGACCAATTAAGAGCTAAAACTGACGAGTTTAAAGCCATAATAGCAGAAGCGCGTCAACCATTTTACTCTAAAATTGAAACACTACAAGCTGAGGCTGAAGCAACAGAAGACATAGACAAACGTGAAGATATTTATCAAGAAATTGATAAAATTAAAGAAGAATCTTACACTGCCACAGAGGATACTTTAAACAAAATATTACCAGAAGCCTTTGCTGTTGTTAAAGAAACTGCTAGACGTTTTAAAGACAATACCACTATAATCGTTACTGCTAATGAGTTTGACAGAAGCCTTTCTGGAGACAAAGACTTTGTTACTTTAGAAGGTGATAAAGCAACTTGGTCTAACTCATGGGATGCTGCTGGAAAAGCCATTACTTGGGACATGGTACATTATGACGTCCAATTAATTGGTGGTATTGCAATGCACCAAGGTAAAATTGCAGAAATGCAAACAGGAGAAGGTAAAACTTTAGTGGCAACATTGCCTGTATATTTAAATGCCTTAGCTGGTAAAGGTGTACACTTAGTAACAGTAAATGACTACTTAGCTAAGCGTGATAGTGCTTGGATGGCTCCAATATTTAACTTTCATGGGTTAAGTATTGACTGTATTGATTATCACCAACCTAATAGTGATGCACGACGCAAAGCATACAACGCAGACATTACTTATGGTACCAACAACGAGTTTGGTTTTGATTACCTACGTGATAACATGGCACATGCTACTGGAGACTTAGTACAACGTCCACACCACTACGCAATTGTCGATGAGGTCGATTCTGTATTAATTGATGATGCACGTACACCATTAATTATTTCTGGACCTATACCTAAAGGTGATGAGCATGAATTTACAGAGCTTAAACCTAAAGTTGATGACATCGTTAATATCCAACGTAAATATTTGACTCAGGTTTTAGTTGAAGCTAAAAAATTAATAGCAGAAGGAGATACTAAAGAAGGTGGATTAAAATTATTAAGAGTTTACAGAGGTATTCCTAAAAACAAGGCATTAATAAAGTTTTTAAGTGAAGAAGGTGTAAAACAAATTCTTCAAAAAACGGAGAACTATTACATCCAAGACAATAATCGCGAGATGCCAAAGGTTGACGCAGAATTGTATTATGTAATAGAAGAAAAAAATAATCAAATTGAATTAACAGATAAAGGCGTTGAGTACCTTTCTGGAAAAGACAATCCTGACTTTTTTGTCATGCCAGAAATTGGTATTGAAATGGCTAAAATCGAAGCAAAAGGATTATCTACTGAAGAAGAAGCTGAGGCTAAAGAAGATTTATTCCGTGACTTCGGAATCAAATCAGAACGTATCCACACGCTTAATCAATTATTAAAAGCGTATGCTTTATTTGAAAAAGACACACAATACGTGGTCATGGACAATAAAGTAATGATTGTGGATGAGCAAACTGGTCGTATTATGGATGGTCGTCGTTATAGCGATGGACTACACCAAGCTATTGAAGCTAAAGAAAACGTAAAAATTGAAGATGCGACGCAAACTTTTGCAACGGTAACCCTTCAAAATTACTTCAGAATGTACAAAAAACTGTCAGGTATGACAGGTACTGCTGTTACTGAAGCTGGTGAATTCTGGGAGATATACAAATTAGATGTTGTCGAAATCCCAACAAACAGACCAATTGCTAGAGATGACAGACAAGATTTAGTCTACAAAACTAAACGTGAAAAATACAATGCAGTTATTGATGATGTTACCAAACTATCTGAAGCAGGACGTCCTGTTTTAATTGGTACAACATCTGTAGAGATAAGTGAGTTGCTAGGAAAAATGCTAAGCATTAGAAAAATACCTCACAACGTATTAAATGCAAAACAACATAAAAAAGAAGCTGAAATAGTTGATCAAGCTGGTAAATCTGGACAAGTAACTATTGCAACCAACATGGCTGGTCGTGGTACAGATATTAAATTATCTGACGAAGTAAAAGCAGCTGGTGGACTTGCAATTGTAGGAACAGAACGTCATGATTCACGTCGTGTAGACAGACAGTTACGTGGTCGTGCTGGACGTCAAGGAGATCCAGGAAGTTCACAATTTTACGTATCGCTAGAAGACAACTTAATGCGTCTTTTTGGATCAGAGCGTATCGCTAAGATGATGGATAGAATGGGATTACAGGAAGGTGAAGTGATTCAACATTCTATGATTTCTAAGTCTATTGAGCGTGCACAGAAAAAAGTAGAAGAAAACCAATTTGGAGTACGTAAGCGTTTACTAGAGTATGATGATGTAATGAATTCGCAACGTGAGGTTGTTTATAAACGTCGTTACAATGCCTTGTTTGGAGAGCGTCTACGTGTAGATTTAGCAAATATGATTTATGATACCTCTGAAGGTATTGCAGAATCTAACAAAGCTGCGAATGACTTTAAGAATTTTGAATTTGAATTAATCAGATTTTTCTCAATGTCATCTCCAATTACTGAAGCCGAATTTAATAAAATGTCAGCTTTAGATATAGCGCAAACCATTTACAAAGCTGGTTTTACACATTATAAAGAAAAAATGGAACGCAATGCAGATATTGCCTTTCCAATTATTGAAAATGTATACGAAAACCAACGTGATAAATACAAACGTATCGTAGTACCTTTTACAGATGGTGTTAAAAACTTGCAAGTTGTAACCGACTTAGAAAAAGCTTACCAAACTAAAGGAAAACAGTTAGTAACAGACTTTGAGAAAAACATTTCGTTAGCTATAATTGATGATGCTTGGAAAACACATTTACGTAAAATGGACGAACTTAAGCAATCTGTACAATTAGCAGTACATGAGCAAAAAGACCCTTTATTAATTTATAAATTTGAAGCTTTTGAATTATTTAAGAGCATGATTGACCAGGTTAATAAAGAAGTGATTTCTTTCTTATTTAAAGGAGAATTACCTACCGAAACTACCAATGCTATTAGCGAAGCTAGAGAAGTACGTAAAAAAGAAAACCTTCAAACTCAAAAAGAAGAAATTCCTAATTTAGATGAACGTTCTGCACAAAACAGAGCTGCAGGAAATACACAACCGCAACAACAAGTTGTAGAGACTATTGTTAGAGATCAACCTAAGATTGGTCGTAATGACAAAGTAACTATAAAGCATGTTATGTCAGGAGAAAATAAAACGGTCAAGTTTAAACAAGCTGAACCTTTAATTGCAAAAGGTGAATGGGTTATTGTTAATGAATAGGCTTAACAAATACTAAATATTAAAAATCCTAAAGTATATACTTTAGGATTTTTTTGTATTTTTAAATACTAACAGATTCCGATTTAGGACCAAAATTTAAGACTATGCTTAAAAATATATTAGCAACAATTTTAGGTTTTATTACTGCAGCAGTTGTAGTATATATAATAGAAACGTTAATTGGTCACACGGTTTTTCCATTACCAGAACAAATTGATCCAAACGACATAGCCTCTATAAAAGCTAATATGCATCTTATACCAATAGGCTCTAAAGTTTTTGTAGTAATAGCACATTTTACAGGTATAATCTCAGGAATGACACTTGCAGGCATGGTATCAAAAACTAGCATGATTCCTGCTTATATTGTTGGTGCTTTAATGGTTATTGCAACAGCAGCTACCATTTTTATGTTACCAAAAGCGCTGTGGTTTTCGTTAAGTGATGGCTTATTAGCAATTGCTGCTTTCTTTTTTGGAAAGTCATTGGCTTCTAGATATGTTTTTGGAGCTTTAGTCTAAACACAAACCAGTTTAAAACAATAAATTACTACCTAAGAGAACTTAGCATTTAATGCCTGAACAATAGACTCTAACTTTTCATTTTTTGCCTTTTTATCTAAAAAAATAGGAGCTACTTCCCTAACCTTACAATCCATAATAGCGCAACGCTCACAAGTTACACCTACATTTTTAGATTCAATTTTAGGGTCATTTAAAAAATTAAGCTTTCGTTGTAATTGCTTATTAATTAACAGTCCTACACTTATACTCCTGTACTGATTATCTCTAAAAGGATCTTTAGTAGCAGAGGACAACACTAAATACTTCATCCCATCATTTTCATAATTAGAGATCTGCATATCAAAGACATGCTCTGATTTGCTATTACTAATATCTTTAAGCATTTTTATGGATACCCAACGTCTACAATAATGCTCATTAGTTTCGTTGGCATGAGGTGATTGTTGATGCGATAAGTGCAATTCTTTTTTAAGATAAAAACGCTCACTATTTGCTCTATGCGTAAACCTTAAAAAAAACAAATTCTGGATATTATATGCTTTAGGTAAAATATTAGTTAAGCGTTGATAAAATGATTCTGGAGAAGCATTATAAGCTTCAATAGCATTTAAAAACAACTCTGTATCAAAAGTTTCTTTTTCAAAGATTTTATTTAACTGCGTCTTAATCTTTTCGCTCGGTATAATCAAAGCGCCTGCAAAATAAGAAGCATAAAAATTATTTAATACCTGATCAAAGGTGTCAAATTTTATCCATGGAAAAGTAAATAAACGCTCTTTTATTTCTAAAAAATTATACGCTAACTCTTTAGCGTAAATAAAGGTTCTTTGCGCTTCGTCTATCTCATTAGCCAATAATAGTGTTTTAGTTTTTGGCACAAACATAGATCGTAAATTACCCAAAGCTTCATACTTACTAAGCTCATTAACTTCTATAGTATAACCATATTCTTCAACTAAAACTTCCTCCAAGTCTTGAGAGGTTATGGTTTCATTTAAATCAATATGATACGCTTTAGCAAATTTTAAAACACTCTGCTCTAAATCTTCAAAATAATTATTATTCGCTTCCTGAAAAGACCGTACAGAAGCTAAATAAAAACTTTCACGACTAAAATTATAGTTCTGTGCTATTTCTATAATTGTACTAATAAAAGCATTCACTTTTGCTGGAGCATTAGCTACAATATCGATTAGATTACTTTCTTTAATACCAAATAGCTCTAACGGAATTTCTTTTAAAATTTTAGACTGTAAAATATCACCAATTGGTGCTAAATTTTTATCCAATTTTAAAGACACCATTTGGTCGTATGGTACATCCAACTTTTCTGATAATATTGCAATTTTATCTGGTTTAGGATATTTTTTACCATTCTCAATTTCGTTTAAATACGATTTTGACAAACCAGAAAGTTTGGACAAACCTAATAAGGATAAATTCTTATCAGTCCTTATCTGCTTTAGCTTAAGCCCAAAAATTAATTTAATGTAATCTTCTTCCATAATAACAAATATACTCTTTTTTGCGAATATTCAATTTTGGCGAAAAACCATTTTTAGCGAACGTTCGCTTGTTTTTTAAAAATCTTTGTTTTAATATTGTCATATAAAATCATAACATCATGGAAGACACACTTTTAAAACAACCTAAAATTTCGTTCTCAGAAAACGTGACTAATTACTATCCTGAGATTTTAACTGATGAGGCTTTACTATTTTTATCCGAATTGCATAAAAATTTTAATTCCAAACGATTAGAATTATTAAATAATCGTGTTAGTCAACAACAATATTTTGATAAAGGACATTTTCCTAAATTCCCTGAAGACACAAAAGCGATTAGAGATGGACAATGGACTGCTGGCTCTATTCCGCATGATTTACAAGATAGACGAGTAGAAATCACAGGTCCAGTTAACCGTAAAATGATAATTAATGCATTAAACTCTGGTGCTAACACATTTATGGCAGATTTAGAGGACAGCAATGCGCCTACTTGGTCAAATACAATCCAAGGTCAACAAAATTTAATAGATGCAAACAATAAAACAATTTCATTAATAGATTTAAAAAAGGACAAAACATACAAGCTAAAGTCCAAAACAGCTGTTTTATTGGTACGTCCTAGAGGTTTACATTTAAATGAGAGCCATTTAATATTTAACAATCAAGAGGCTTCTGGTAGTCTAATAGATTTTGGTTTATACGTGTTTCATAACACCAAAACACGACTTAAAAACAATACTGCACCTTACTTTTACCTACCTAAATTAGAGCATTATTTAGAGGCTAAATGGTGGAATGACGTTTTTATGTTTGCTCAAGATTACTTAAATGTGCCAAACGGAACATTTAAAGCAACGGTTTTAGTAGAGACTATTACTGCTAGTTTTCAGCTTGACGAAATTATATACGAACTAAAAGATCACATAGTAGGTTTAAATTGTGGACGTTGGGATTACATATTTTCTTATATCAAAAAATTTAGAAACCATCCTAATTTTGTAGTGCCAAATCGTGATCAGGTTACTATGACAACGCCTTTTATGGATGCCTATTCCAAACTAGTAATACAACGCTGTCATAAAAGAGGCATTTTAGCTATTGGTGGAATGGCAGCACAAATACCTATTAAAAATGACGAATATGCAAATATTGCTGCTCTAGAAAAAGTTAGAAAAGACAAAGAACGTGAAGTTAAAAATGGTCACGATGGGACTTGGGTAGCGCATCCTGCTTTAGTTAATGTCGCTTTATCAGAATTTAATAAACACATGCCTACGCCAAATCAATTACACGTAAAGCGCGATGATGTTGTTATTACAGAAAAAGATTTAGTCGAAATACCAAAAGGAACCGTAACCGAAGCTGGAATAAGAAAAAATATTAATGTAGGTATTTTATACACCGAAGCTTGGCTGAGAGGTCATGGAGCTGTTGCGCTTTATAATTTAATGGAAGATGCTGCTACTGCAGAAATCTCTAGAACACAAGTTTGGCAATGGTTAAAAAATGAAGTAATCCTAGAAGATGGACAAAAGTTTACAACACAATTATATACCGAATTATTTAATGATGAAGTTGAAAAAATTGTAACCGAATATGGCGAATCCGAAATTAAAAATACCAAGTTTAAGCTTGCGATAGAGCTGTTTAACACGTTGGTTACTTCAGAGCAATTTGAAGAATTTTTAACAATTCCCGCTTACCAATATCTATAAAAAAACAATCCTGCGATTGCGGCAACAATCAACAGGATCTAATTATTAATAATAAATAACGTATCACAAAATTATGAAAAATTTATCACAAACAAATTATGGTTCTGCATTAGAGACAGTACGACAATTAAAAGCAAAATATGGAGCTACTTGGGATGCTATAAATCCAGAAAATGCTGCCAGAATGGTAAATCAAAATAGATTTAAAACAGGATTAGACATTGCAAAATATACAGCTTCTGTAATGAGAGAAGATATGGCTGCATATGATACCGACTCAAGTAACTATACACAATCATTAGGTTGCTGGCATGGTTTTGTGGCGCAACAAAAAATGATTGCGGTAAAAAAACACCATAAAACAACTAGTAAACGCTACTTATACCTTTCTGGTTGGATGGTTGCAGCGTTAAGATCAGAATTTGGTCCTTTACCTGACCAATCTATGCACGAAAAAACTGCAGTCCCAAATTTGATTGCCGAAATTTATGATTTTTTACGCCAAGCAGATGCAATTGAACTGAACGATTTGTTTAGAAGATTAAAAAATGGCGAAGATGTACAGCATCAAATCGATAATTTTGAAACACATATAGTCCCAATAATAGCAGATATAGATGCTGGTTTTGGTAATGAAGAAGCAACCTATTTATTAGCTAAAAAAATGATTCAAGCTGGTGCGTGTGCTATCCAAATAGAAAATCAAGTGTCTGACGCCAAACAATGTGGTCATCAAGATGGTAAAGTAACTGTGCCACATGAAGATTTTATTGCTAAACTAAATGCTGTTAGGTACGCTTTTTTAGAATTAGGAATTGACGATGGTATAATTGTAGCACGAACAGACTCCGAAGGTGCAGGATTAACCCAAAAATTACCTATCAGTCAACAACCTGGTGATTTAGCATCACAATATTTAGCGTTTGTTGACGCTGAAGAAATTGCTATTACAGACGCCAAAGAGGATGATGTCCTACTGAAACGTGATGGTAAATTAGTACGACCAGTTAGATTAGCTAATGGGTTATACAAATTTAAAGAAGGCACTAATATTGATCGTGTTGTTTTAGACTGTATTACAAGCTTACAAAATGGTGCAGATTTATTATGGATAGAAACTCCAACGCCTAATGTAAAACAAATTGCACATATGGTAAATAAAGTAAAAGCAGTAGTACCCAATGCTAAATTAGTGTACAATAACTCGCCATCATTTAATTGGACGCTAAGCTTCCGTAATCAAGCTTATGAAGAAATGCTTATGGAAGGTGAAAACATGACTGCCTATGATCGTAATAACTTAATGGATGCTGAATATGACAATACCGAA contains:
- a CDS encoding ABC-F family ATP-binding cassette domain-containing protein, producing MNYLTVENIAKSYGELTLFEGLSFSVHKDQKIAFVAKNGTGKTSILKMLAGFDVPDTGNIIYRKDIKVAFLPQEPILDPELTIEQTIFNADNPVLDIIKNYEKALLNPEDEDVYQKAFEQMDRHNAWDFETQYKQILFKLKLDNLDQKVSVLSGGQKKRLSLANALINKPDLLILDEPTNHLDLEMIEWLEAFFAKENITLFMVTHDRFFLERVCNEIIELDHGELYSYKGNYSYYLEKKEERIAREQVETGKAKQLFKKELVWMRRQPKARTTKSKSRIDDFTEIKHKASQRRKDHVVELELNMERLGSKIVELVKLSKSFKDKVILDNFDYNFQRGERVGIIGKNGTGKSTFLNMLTQTTAPDSGKILIGETVKFGYYTQAGITPKPDQKVIDVVRDFGDYIPLKKGRQISAQQLLERFLFDRKKQYDFVEKLSGGERKRLYLCTILIQNPNFLILDEPTNDLDIVTLNVLEDFLLDFPGCLIVVSHDRYFMDKIVDHLLVFKGEGEVENFPGNYTDYRIYEDSKAPESDTDAEDKKEKKNWKKDSSKAALSYNEQKEYNNLESKIKSLEFDKKEIEQKFLNPDLSQDQITELSAKIQKIMDSIEEKEMRWLELSEKMEE
- a CDS encoding DUF2795 domain-containing protein; the protein is MYWTLELASYLSDAPWPATKDELIDYAIRTGAPLEVVENLQSIEDEGDSYDSIEEIWPDYPTDEDYLWNEDEY
- a CDS encoding O-methyltransferase, whose product is MSKTYQIQSYFNFLKRSTNQHGVHSPFVYDLVTKCFYDKKKHAAYLDIKSYRKKLIKNTASINVTDLGSGSQVFQNNKRSVSKMAKVAGSDYKEAKLLYRLTNYFKSNTILELGTSLGIATQALALGNPKAIITTVEGCPSISAVAQTQFQNFDLKNITIKTGDFAQVISNLNSQTLDLIYCDGNHTKQATLQYFEMLLPKTHNDTVLILDDIYWSKQMTDAWEIIKNHPQVTVTIDTYKFGFVFFRKEQAKEHFTIRL
- a CDS encoding isocitrate lyase — protein: MKNLSQTNYGSALETVRQLKAKYGATWDAINPENAARMVNQNRFKTGLDIAKYTASVMREDMAAYDTDSSNYTQSLGCWHGFVAQQKMIAVKKHHKTTSKRYLYLSGWMVAALRSEFGPLPDQSMHEKTAVPNLIAEIYDFLRQADAIELNDLFRRLKNGEDVQHQIDNFETHIVPIIADIDAGFGNEEATYLLAKKMIQAGACAIQIENQVSDAKQCGHQDGKVTVPHEDFIAKLNAVRYAFLELGIDDGIIVARTDSEGAGLTQKLPISQQPGDLASQYLAFVDAEEIAITDAKEDDVLLKRDGKLVRPVRLANGLYKFKEGTNIDRVVLDCITSLQNGADLLWIETPTPNVKQIAHMVNKVKAVVPNAKLVYNNSPSFNWTLSFRNQAYEEMLMEGENMTAYDRNNLMDAEYDNTELCFRADQKIKTFQMDSAKQAGIFHHLITLPTYHTTALHMNDLTKGYFGDQGMLAYVKDVQRQEIRKNVSCVKHQRMAGSDLGDDHKTFFAGDKALKAGGEKNTSNQFELKTKANTVKNKIAEVA
- the secA gene encoding preprotein translocase subunit SecA, with product MSFLNSVLKVFVGDKSKQDVKAITPIVDKIKTFEKAMIALSHDQLRAKTDEFKAIIAEARQPFYSKIETLQAEAEATEDIDKREDIYQEIDKIKEESYTATEDTLNKILPEAFAVVKETARRFKDNTTIIVTANEFDRSLSGDKDFVTLEGDKATWSNSWDAAGKAITWDMVHYDVQLIGGIAMHQGKIAEMQTGEGKTLVATLPVYLNALAGKGVHLVTVNDYLAKRDSAWMAPIFNFHGLSIDCIDYHQPNSDARRKAYNADITYGTNNEFGFDYLRDNMAHATGDLVQRPHHYAIVDEVDSVLIDDARTPLIISGPIPKGDEHEFTELKPKVDDIVNIQRKYLTQVLVEAKKLIAEGDTKEGGLKLLRVYRGIPKNKALIKFLSEEGVKQILQKTENYYIQDNNREMPKVDAELYYVIEEKNNQIELTDKGVEYLSGKDNPDFFVMPEIGIEMAKIEAKGLSTEEEAEAKEDLFRDFGIKSERIHTLNQLLKAYALFEKDTQYVVMDNKVMIVDEQTGRIMDGRRYSDGLHQAIEAKENVKIEDATQTFATVTLQNYFRMYKKLSGMTGTAVTEAGEFWEIYKLDVVEIPTNRPIARDDRQDLVYKTKREKYNAVIDDVTKLSEAGRPVLIGTTSVEISELLGKMLSIRKIPHNVLNAKQHKKEAEIVDQAGKSGQVTIATNMAGRGTDIKLSDEVKAAGGLAIVGTERHDSRRVDRQLRGRAGRQGDPGSSQFYVSLEDNLMRLFGSERIAKMMDRMGLQEGEVIQHSMISKSIERAQKKVEENQFGVRKRLLEYDDVMNSQREVVYKRRYNALFGERLRVDLANMIYDTSEGIAESNKAANDFKNFEFELIRFFSMSSPITEAEFNKMSALDIAQTIYKAGFTHYKEKMERNADIAFPIIENVYENQRDKYKRIVVPFTDGVKNLQVVTDLEKAYQTKGKQLVTDFEKNISLAIIDDAWKTHLRKMDELKQSVQLAVHEQKDPLLIYKFEAFELFKSMIDQVNKEVISFLFKGELPTETTNAISEAREVRKKENLQTQKEEIPNLDERSAQNRAAGNTQPQQQVVETIVRDQPKIGRNDKVTIKHVMSGENKTVKFKQAEPLIAKGEWVIVNE
- a CDS encoding cob(I)yrinic acid a,c-diamide adenosyltransferase; its protein translation is MKIYTKTGDKGTTALFGGTRVPKHHIRIDSYGTVDELNSYIGLIRDQEINQLYKDILIDIQNKLFTVGAILATDPEKAILKNGKERLNINKISDEDIILLEQEMDIMNQDLPPMTHFVLPGGHQTVSFCHITRTVCRRAERLASALNDLEPFEANALTYLNRLSDYLFVLARKLSHDLQADEVKWIPEKK
- a CDS encoding helix-turn-helix domain-containing protein → MEEDYIKLIFGLKLKQIRTDKNLSLLGLSKLSGLSKSYLNEIENGKKYPKPDKIAILSEKLDVPYDQMVSLKLDKNLAPIGDILQSKILKEIPLELFGIKESNLIDIVANAPAKVNAFISTIIEIAQNYNFSRESFYLASVRSFQEANNNYFEDLEQSVLKFAKAYHIDLNETITSQDLEEVLVEEYGYTIEVNELSKYEALGNLRSMFVPKTKTLLLANEIDEAQRTFIYAKELAYNFLEIKERLFTFPWIKFDTFDQVLNNFYASYFAGALIIPSEKIKTQLNKIFEKETFDTELFLNAIEAYNASPESFYQRLTNILPKAYNIQNLFFLRFTHRANSERFYLKKELHLSHQQSPHANETNEHYCRRWVSIKMLKDISNSKSEHVFDMQISNYENDGMKYLVLSSATKDPFRDNQYRSISVGLLINKQLQRKLNFLNDPKIESKNVGVTCERCAIMDCKVREVAPIFLDKKAKNEKLESIVQALNAKFS
- the aceB gene encoding malate synthase A, giving the protein MEDTLLKQPKISFSENVTNYYPEILTDEALLFLSELHKNFNSKRLELLNNRVSQQQYFDKGHFPKFPEDTKAIRDGQWTAGSIPHDLQDRRVEITGPVNRKMIINALNSGANTFMADLEDSNAPTWSNTIQGQQNLIDANNKTISLIDLKKDKTYKLKSKTAVLLVRPRGLHLNESHLIFNNQEASGSLIDFGLYVFHNTKTRLKNNTAPYFYLPKLEHYLEAKWWNDVFMFAQDYLNVPNGTFKATVLVETITASFQLDEIIYELKDHIVGLNCGRWDYIFSYIKKFRNHPNFVVPNRDQVTMTTPFMDAYSKLVIQRCHKRGILAIGGMAAQIPIKNDEYANIAALEKVRKDKEREVKNGHDGTWVAHPALVNVALSEFNKHMPTPNQLHVKRDDVVITEKDLVEIPKGTVTEAGIRKNINVGILYTEAWLRGHGAVALYNLMEDAATAEISRTQVWQWLKNEVILEDGQKFTTQLYTELFNDEVEKIVTEYGESEIKNTKFKLAIELFNTLVTSEQFEEFLTIPAYQYL